The Aspergillus oryzae RIB40 DNA, chromosome 5 genome segment ACTAAGAAGGGGATTCTTGTGTTCCTCAGAACCAGAACTCGTTCCAATCCTTCTTGACCACACACCAATCCAATATGATCACTGTCACCAAGGACGGGGAGTTGATGACCAACTATGTTACAATCAACCCAGTCCCGGCAGATGAGGTCTTCGGGGCCTTTACCGATCATGAGAAACAGCCTGCAGTTATGAGTCTCAGCGAAGACAGCATCCTATACCTCGTCATCAGCGACGGGGGCAAGGTCACCCGTATTGACTTTGGCAGAAGCTCGGGTATTGTCaaaggggagagaaaggttcTCGCATTCGCGGTGCAGCAATCCCTGGATGGCACGTTGGATATCTGTATGGCCGTCGATAAACCCACCTCCGGATGTCGCTTCTACCTGTTGCATGCAATTCGGCCAGAGGACCTTCTGCAACCGATACCTCCCAGTAAAATTATTGATGCGGTGAACTTCCCTATTGTGGCTCATATCTATATGGTAAGTTAGAATGAAGACTTTACCATGAATCTTGTTGACATTTCTGAAGGGGAACAAGTCCACAGCCATGTCTCAGTCCCTTCCCCTGGTGATGGTTGCTTTCGTGCGACCAGATCGAATCACCAAGACGGAAGAACTCAACTTTGTCGAGTTCAAAGGCAAGGAAGCCAAGCTCAATGGAAACTGGACGGTACCCGCAGACCCCGAACGTATTCTTGCAGTTGAGTTAGGAACAGTCTCCACTGGAGATGGAGCTTTCATCCTTTACGAAGGCCAGAGTGGCAAAAAACACCTGCTCTTTCAGAATTTCACCGGCTCAGTCCCATTCGCTGTCCAACCTGTATGTCCGGAGGGTACGTAAGCCTTTTCAGGACCCAAACTACTATGGAGGTGGGAGTGGGTTGCGCTGACTTGGATAATCACAGGAGCCGTCGGCCTCACGACATTCCTCGATACCCAGACACAAGAAACTACTTTGATAGTAGCGGGAGATAAAATCGCCTATTTCCTCCCTAGGGACTATTTGTCACCCAAGGGCACTGGAACAGTAATTGATAATCTAGAGCATGTGCCAGGAATGAAAGACATCCACTGTTCCCAGTCACAAGAGGATCTTCGTCTGTGGTACACAACGGTGGACGATGCCCTCTACTACTACACCACCACTACTTCGGACCTCTCAGAGGGCGTGAACATTCCGCTTCTTCCTGAGGGGCAAGGAGGCCGTGCGTCTGGCCTTCTTTGTGCCCAAGCAAGAGACGACGACAGCGATCTTCTGGTCAGCAGTCTTCTTTCAGTAGACCAGGATGCAAACATCTATCTGCTTCAGCAGGACTCGGCCTCCAAAGCCTGGCAGCGGTATCCTTTCTGGTTTTCCTCTGAGAAAAACGTCAAGGAAGTGGAAGGCTATATGCTCCGATTCCAGGTGGTTCAAAACAACGACCCCGAGGACCCTAATAACGATGACGAGGGAGAGATGATTGTGGGTTCCTGGCTGTATGTCACCTGCTCTGGTCTTGTGCGATGTTTTATCAATGGAAAACCCGCAACCATGTCCCCGGCTGGAGACTGGTATCAGACCGATGTCAAGGGGGTGCTGAACGTCTTGCTGCAAACGGAGGATGCTACATGTCACCAGTTCGCTGTTCAGCGCTATCGTCCAGTGGAGATACCCGGGGGAAAGCGTCAGCGCAACAGCGAGAGATTAATCGAGGATCCCGTGTTAGATCCTTCTGAAAAGGTTGTCGGCCGGCTCAAAAACATCCAAACTGAGGATGACTTGCGAGCGCTTCGGAGACAGGATGGCACTCCACTCATTGGCCCAGGTGTGCCAGATGGAGATGTCATCCGGGCTGCTCAGGCATTCCAACAGCTGTCAGAGAGGGCGGATGAAATTCACCTTgatcaaaaacaaaagctcgCAGCATATAAGTTGGCAGTCCGGGAGCTGAAGGGCCAGGCTTCAGGTGGAGAAATTGTACcgtttggcttctttgatgaTGCGTGAGATTGGCTCACAGGGGCCTGGAACTGGGTCgaagacaaggtgaaggaTGCAATTGACTGGGGTGTCAAGCTTGTCGGTCAGTGTCTCTATTAAATGCCCCTAACGTCTGTGCTAATTATCTATACCCAGGGGATGTCTGGAAGTTCATCGTTAAGATTGGAGAGGAAATATTCGAAATTGCCCTGACAACCATTACTTCCATCGTCAAGGGTATTGTCTGGGTGTTTAAGAAGGTCGGGGCCTTCATCAAGGATGTAATTGAGTTTCTGGGATTCCTCTTTGGTTGGggtgatatccttgatacTACTGATAGTATCGTGGCCGGGCTCAACGCTGCACTGGACCACGGTAAATCTGTGCTAGAATCGCAACACGACACTGTTCACGGCTGGCTAGAGGATCTGCGTGAGACTCTCAAGGAGCAGCTACCTATACTCCACGATACCGACTATACGGCGGTCTTGAAGAACCAGGAGCTGGCCAAACTGCTATCGGGGAGCAGTAAGCTGtctgacgatgatgagacAAAGCAAAGTGTGGTATACAACTGGTCGGCCTACAATTTCACCTACGGGGGTGGCACAACCAGCGCAGTCCTGCATGATGACTCGATGTCCCGGACGGGCACAGAGGATGAATTGCTGCGCCTATGGGATACAGTTGTTGATCAGCTCGAAGCCATCACAAAGACGGTTGTCAAAGTGGCCAAGGAGTTTGTGGATTTCTTCAAGCCTGGGCACCTCAACGTCAATACATTGATCAATAAAGTCGGGACCATCCTCATCGATGAGCTCGTGGATGCTCTAGAACGGCTAGCCGACATTATCTTCTACGCCCTCTCCACCGGAATCAgtatcatcaaggatatAGGTAATAAAAAGATTGACATTCCCATAATATCGTGGGtctgggagaagatcataTCCCGCGGGCGGCCGTTGACACTGCTCAACTTCTATGCTGTGTTGATTGCCATTCCTACTACAATCCTGTACAAGGCCACCACCAAGTCCGCGCCTCCTAAACTGAGCGGCCGAGTCACGAAGGACACCTTTGCTCAGCACGTCACTGGTAAAGGTAGCGCCACTCTGTCCAAAGACATTACTAATTTTGCACTCTCTGCCTCATCTGGGCTTGAGTTGGTGTCGGAAGAGTTCAGCACCCTCGGGCTTCTGGCCGATGGCACTTTTGAGGGACTGGGACTCGAGGGCATCTCGGTGGGGTTCATCGGTGAGTTTATGAATGTGTTCGACTCAGCCACGCTCGCCTTTGAGGCAGTCGGTGGATTTGTAGAGTGGCCCGTCATCCCGGATGAGACCACAGCCGAGGATACTCGTGCCTTTGACTTGGCTAAGTTCAACAAGTACTCAGTATGTCGTCCCGACTAATGTGCATATCTTCTCCAGCTAACAGAAACAGGGATGGGCGTTGAAAGGTGCCGGAATG includes the following:
- a CDS encoding uncharacterized protein (predicted protein); amino-acid sequence: MITVTKDGELMTNYVTINPVPADEVFGAFTDHEKQPAVMSLSEDSILYLVISDGGKVTRIDFGRSSGIVKGERKVLAFAVQQSLDGTLDICMAVDKPTSGCRFYLLHAIRPEDLLQPIPPSKIIDAVNFPIVAHIYMGNKSTAMSQSLPLVMVAFVRPDRITKTEELNFVEFKGKEAKLNGNWTVPADPERILAVELGTVSTGDGAFILYEGQSGKKHLLFQNFTGSVPFAVQPVCPEGAVGLTTFLDTQTQETTLIVAGDKIAYFLPRDYLSPKGTGTVIDNLEHVPGMKDIHCSQSQEDLRLWYTTVDDALYYYTTTTSDLSEGVNIPLLPEGQGGRASGLLCAQARDDDSDLLVSSLLSVDQDANIYLLQQDSASKAWQRYPFWFSSEKNVKEVEGYMLRFQVVQNNDPEDPNNDDEGEMIVGSWLYVTCSGLVRCFINGKPATMSPAGDWYQTDVKGVLNVLLQTEDATCHQFAVQRYRPVEIPGGKRQRNSERLIEDPVLDPSEKVVGRLKNIQTEDDLRALRRQDGTPLIGPGVPDGDVIRAAQAFQQLSERADEIHLDQKQKLAAYKLAVRELKGQASGAWNWVEDKVKDAIDWGVKLVGDVWKFIVKIGEEIFEIALTTITSIVKGIVWVFKKVGAFIKDVIEFLGFLFGWGDILDTTDSIVAGLNAALDHGKSVLESQHDTVHGWLEDLRETLKEQLPILHDTDYTAVLKNQELAKLLSGSSKLSDDDETKQSVVYNWSAYNFTYGGGTTSAVLHDDSMSRTGTEDELLRLWDTVVDQLEAITKTVVKVAKEFVDFFKPGHLNVNTLINKVGTILIDELVDALERLADIIFYALSTGISIIKDIGNKKIDIPIISWVWEKIISRGRPLTLLNFYAVLIAIPTTILYKATTKSAPPKLSGRVTKDTFAQHVTGKGSATLSKDITNFALSASSGLELVSEEFSTLGLLADGTFEGLGLEGISVGFIGEFMNVFDSATLAFEAVGGFVEWPVIPDETTAEDTRAFDLAKFNKYSGWALKGAGMGSSVIIKVVAKAKKAPRPVVKRWKATVGAAMSVPKLCLSLTNGIQDAKEGEKSDILIVNGFLKGGFTFGKQWGESVAAWNNQVENELMYAGLVVKQICAIALYGLKIVDFGVGIIE